A stretch of DNA from Hydra vulgaris chromosome 03, alternate assembly HydraT2T_AEP:
CAGTAACATACTAAAAagaacataacatatataactaCATAAATATTGTGTAACTTTAACAACAACGTAGTTTATTTTGTAtcaaaacttaagaaaattaGGCTTTTAGTAAGAAAATCTGCagataaatttaatatgtttatgatttaaagtttatacaTCCAAAGAACACAGATAGTTCAAAACTATGGCTGGCGCAAACTTCAGATTAAAATTGTTATTCGTGGAggaccaaaaatatttttcacggAGATCGCAGATAGAGTCAGatcaggttatcctgctactggtaacatgtaacccagtacaatctgctttatgtcctgctgccttgtaggatacgcctttttaggcaaaggtccctgtttgtacttttggtgtgcattgcggaggccacatttggagccctttgttacggcttagggtttattagtagtaatgaggcaattgcttgggctattaaacggTGTTttgagtactatctatgctttgagtcaagttcttcaatctaatttaaaaatgaattaagtaccaaaaactataaaacacaaaaaactatcatcatcaccaagttctctaaacctatcatattcgtggtcttcaaagtaacttttcttctgttgagtcttatctcttgcaaagttcaccagacctacttgctctttgtgagactaaattgagttcggctgtcccatcttgtgatcttagtgttgatggttatcttcctctAATTcgcaaagactccaatagtcacatgcttggcctcggcatttacattcgtaagaattcacccatttgtcgtgaaactaggtttgaatccacagactattctttcatgtgctttcgtttagcaccacttcactctattgcctttctctttgttctatatcgctttccttcatctcaagactgcactctttttgacattatttctgatcatattgaccaaaccctctctctttatccatcagctaatatagttgttgttggtgactttaatgctcaccactctgaatggcttggctctagtgtcagtgactctgcaggcattaaagccctcAACTtatgcctttctcaatccctaactcaaatagtcaactttccaactcgctttcctgACAACCCGAATCATCTACCTTCTcaactcgacttatgtcttgtttctgatcctagtcagtgctcagtttctccacattcacccttaggttcttctgatcacagtttgatctctctaaaactaatatctcattcttcttcatcaccTGAATCCCCCTATTATCGAAACTCTTACAACTACagtaaagctgactgggattctttccgtgattttcttcgtgatggcccttcggtagaaatctttcgtcttcctgtcgacaaatgtgcttcttacataacttcgtggattcaggcttgcatggaatcttttattccctctcgacaattccaggtcaagcctcactctccTCCATTGTTTTTCTCACACTGTGCTGCTGcgattgccaatcgaaaccgttacttccatatttatcagcaaaacaattctccagaaaacagacgtctgtttattactgctggaaataattgtaaaaaggttttgtctaacgctaAAATCCGCtgttctcaggtcatgaaatctcgtatctcatctcaaaaattaggctctcgtgacttctggagaatctttaataatatcaataataagggcaaatctataattccacctctcttgtatggttcagactttgtcacctcataCGGCAAcgataaacaaacattttcggcattatcaagtttaatttcttaataaaagttaaataatgtaATCTTGTTGCCAATTGTAACCGATTGAGACgtaacataactttaaaatgttattgggTTTAACCATTGAATTAAGTTCAAGGAATTGGTTTTTAAATGTGACACTGTTTGCCCCATGTCACCCTGTATCGTGGTGAAATAGGACCAGTTACAAACAAGtaattttgagcatttttttattttgtctattcTACTCTTTATATAACATACCAatacagaaaatatatttatatttaagcaAAATAAGATATCATTCTAAATGTTTGCTTGACGATTAAATTGAGtcaaaattatgtttatgtCTCAGGCCGtgacttttttgctttttcttatatttatcttcctttttctcttttatataCTGATAAACTTTCAACTAGTTCATTTCTTGTTAGTGTGTCAGTCAATACTAGAGACCTGGAAGATTTTCTTTTTGCACTCTTTCTCTTTTTCACCTGCTTTTAGAAATGATCTTATTTCTTCTGCTGTTTAAGGTTAAGGCTTTAGGCAGAAGAGTTGGTTTGCTgttttttgtcattaataacTTTAGTTACAATTGATGGTGATGTGAGAATTGATTGTGTGTTGGACCGGTTCGTCCAACACACAAAGTAGAGGCATTGGCTGGAGCTGGACGATCAGacacataaaaacataaaaagtctACATCACTGAAAAGATATGGATTGAACGGGAAAATGCTAGCTgctttaaaaccattttaaatgttttgggATGTAAAGGCTCTTGCATAAGTTTATCctaaattttcagaaatatcaTATATCGTCGTAGAAGTATTTGGATGTGGTTTCAACCATGAGTCACACGCTGAACTGTAAATTTCTCTAATGGCCTAAATACTGATCTGTCAAAATATATGACCTGTGGTTGGATTTTGTGACTACAATGGGGTGGCAATATCAAGATTACAACGTTACTTTTCTTAGCTTTATCCATCAATTCAATCGATATATGACTTTTGTGGTTGTCCATTATTAAAAGTAACGGGTGATCCTAGCTAGGATGTCCATACTCCACAAAATAATcaaactatttcaaaaaattttttgtatttatccaTCCACAAGGATTAGAATCACCTTTGGTACCTGTTAGTGCACCTTTAATCATGTGGCTACAAAAGCGGACACAAGGAAgtattaaaaactgtaaaaaagaatttccaaGGACATTACAACCCACCATTGTAACTAGGATTCCCTTTTCCGCAGAAGTTACCTGTCCTACTTGTTTTACTTCTTTACCAGCAACCACTTTCGCTGGCTTATCATCAGTTGTATGAGCGGTTTCATCAATGTTGTAAATGCAATCAGAAGGAAACTTATTGCGTTTCTGCACACTGTCaagctttttgaagaaattatcTATACTTGTGCGATTAAAACTTGTTGTTCGACTGAGGTTGGTAGCTTTTGGCATACGAATAAATAGTTTTGTAcaaattaagaataaatataaccATTCAATGTCAGCTGTTTCACCCTTTTTCCTGTTTTCTGGTATTTTAATGTCACTTTTAAttgcatatttatatgtaaGTTGCTTTGTTTCTCTAACATTAAGTCCATAATGCATATTACATGTTTGACaaagatatattgaaaagtTCATCTTATTGTGCcttaacaaaaatatagttattttgcTCATCAAAATACAAGTTATTGATAGAAGCTTATTTCTTAacctttattttctaataaaagttaacaaagaaaattgattttgaaagtttgtattattttattatatgagTATCAGGTTTTAACCAATTTGTCACTTGTTTTTACTTTCTTGgcgtttgaaaaaatattattcatattACCACCCTCTAAAAAATGAAGCGTTGATTTGATGTTGATCAACATTGATTTTGCGTTGATATTAGCGATCAACGGCGATCAACCATAAATGGATGTTGTAGCAACAGCAATGTTATCAACAGCAAATCAACGTTTATTTACAAACACTGAGCGTTCGTTGATTTACTGttgacaaaaaacaaatttattgagCCGTTTACTAACAGTAATTTGCTGAGCATTTTCTGCTgggattttttttgttatttttggtgGTTATAAAAcgtttgttcaaattttaattgtattataaaatgagtataaacttattgaaaaacatatattttattaagtaattattttttcagttcTTGAATAAAGATTATCCTAATGAAATTAAggtagttttttaactatttgaggATAAAAGAAcatcttaatataaatattttaacaatttaacatgAAAAAGTCACAACTTAGCAGCAGTTTGGCTTATTAATGcttattataataacattacTATTATCATAGCAAATTATTAATGGCTGCAAGTATTTGCCTGATAAATTCTGACTGCAAACTTAAATCATATAGTAcaaaatgcaatttaaattgattttttctgtataagaataataatgccttaatttttttttcttttgtgatgtaataaaataaagataataatgcCTAAATATGACAGAAGCCTATATATGAGAgaatttatgaaagaaaaacgaaatactgaaaaaagaataaaatatctTCTTGAAGAGTGCAACATTGTTGGTAGAGGAAATTGCGTTCATCTAGATTTAGACattcaaaagatttttgaagTTTCTGAAGATGTGCACAGTGATATATTGATGTTTTCAATCAATTCGccagaaaataaattttgtttaagtaaaGTTGAATCTAATTATTGTGATGTTGACGacattgcatttaaaaatagtttatacaGTAGTATTGATACTCTAACttcaacaaaagattttttatatgagTGGTTATTAAAATACTGTATAAAAGATGATGCTTTAAATGCACTTTTATttcacttaaataaatttactccaTCTATACCAAAATGCTGGCAGACATTACAAAAATCTCttcaaaaagttaatgttttatatGTCAGTGGAGGCGATTATATATATCTTGCAGTTAAAAGTGCAATTGATTATTACATATCAACAGTTGGAAATAAGGAAAAGCTTGATCTAATTGTAAGTATTGATGGTGCACCTATGTGCAATAGTAAAAAGACTTCCATTTGGCCTATACTAGTTACAATTAACAGAAAAGAATCCTATGCTGTTGCAATTTGGCATGGTCAGGGAAAACCAAACAATTTGGATGAGTGCTTTGAAGATTTTATTcttgaaatgaaaaaattgcaAACTAATGGGTATAAACAGCTGCTGGTGACTATTAAAGCTTTTGTTTGTGATGCGTCTGCAAGAGCATTTGTTAAATGCATTATAGGGCATAGTGGCTATCATAGCTGTGAAAGATGTATGGCAGTTGGCACACAAAAACATGGCATAAGATTATTGGAAACGACTACTTTACTTTGTACTGACAtggcttttaaaaataatttttataaagaaggtCACCAGCTTGAGAGTCTTTCTCCACTTGTTCAGTTAAGTTTCCCAATGGTAACTGAATTCCCATTAGACTATATGCACCTTATATGTCTTGGAGTAGTTAAAAAACTTCTAATAAACTGGTGTAAAGGTCCCCGATGTATTAGAATAAGTCAATCTGTTAAAGACAGTATTTCAAATGAACTCATAAATTTACGAAGTTATACACCATCCAATTTTCAACATAGACCATGCTCTTTAAATGAACTTGAGAAGTGGAAAGCAACAGAGTTTCGATTATTCTGCTTTATGCTGGACCAGTtgttttaaaaaggaaaaataaataaaactatgacTTATTTATTTCTCTTTCAATTGCTATGCACATACTGCTTTCTAATAAAATGGCCAAAAATGAATTGTTAGTGGCATTTGCTAAACAGCTGCTTATATAGTTTGTCAGAGAAGTACAAATTTTGTATGGGGAGATCTTGGTAACATACAATGTTCATAGCATGATTCATTTAGCTGATGATTGTGTTAACTTTGGGGAGAGTCTTGATCATCTATCAGCTTTTcctattgaaaactttttgggttgaattaaaaaaatggtgcAAAAATCACATCAGACTGTTGCCCAATAGTGAATCAATTAGATGAGAGAAAAAAGTTGGATATTTTTCTTAGAGAAAGGAAAGGTAAAGAAATTTCTGCCCAAGTGGTAAATAAAAAGATCACATCAAATCTATGAGACagagtttattttattcaagACAAAGGGTTTATTTTAGTAGAAGAGGTTTTGGTAGATCTTGCAAAATGCAAGGCTCTAAATTCTCATTCAGTTCGAAAGTTTTTTCCTGATTGTTTTGAAACATCTTATTTAGACGTTTGTTATGTAAATTCATTAGCCaacctaaaaacaatttttccaaaaaaaaaagaacttttgaaGAAAGGCTTGATAATACCTGTTTAAAAAGGTGGTTATGCTTTTTTTGTGCTTAGACATTGTGATATTGCTTATGATCACTGAtttcttgaattaaaaacacaaactttGATTATACTTGCAGACcatcaatttttaaagaatgtcTGTGCATGTgtcattttgtaaaatttgttgtaaatttgTCAAATATGTAGTTCATTGAACAAATTTAAAGTGAGTTTAatgcattttaatttataaattttttgtgtgaAACAAATACCTGGTAtgtttatagaaataataaaatatttacactggtgttttacattaataaatctaaaaagcGTTTTACAAAgttcattgtttttaatctctaatgtatttttaattttattttgtaacttaTATAAGATTGTTTAGAATTAAATTGCACCAGAATATTGAAATTTCATTTGCCATTGTTGAActttaaatggaaaaattaaagaagtgGAAGTGATTGCTAAAAGTTGGATGAAAAATGATGGGAAATGCTTCTGGCTGCCATTTAAAAGTTCCGCTGCGATTTGTAAAGCTGTCACAACCTTGCAGGCATCAACCTCTGATTGGAAGATATACCCTGCTAGGATTTTATACACTACAGGTTTGcatattactataaaaaaatgtaaaaaaattgaattagatACTGAACTGTATGTTTTGACCAGGGCACTGAAGAGGATAATCATGTGCTGgtgcaaatttattttaggcCTGCTTTACAATATGACTATAGTCTCATTTAATATCACTTATTTTAAATCCAATATTCCAACGGgcatttgtttaaattatatgttCTGAATGTCTTTAGAATGTTTAAAGAAGATTTCCAacgattaaaaaaagtttttttaactatgtttctagttttttttttttaacttttagtgttttttaaaaattaaaaaattcattaattttcatgggtttttcattaaaattcattaatttttatgcGGTGCACCAATTGCACTCCATTCTCATAGGACCTGCTTTTGCcgtaaaaatttcaattacatCTTCATTAGATAttgataaatgattttatgtacaTAGATTTGTGTTTATGAAGAAGCTCAGTCACACTTAGAGAAAGCAGCAGATACTTCAAATATTGAAACTGACATCGAAGA
This window harbors:
- the LOC136078214 gene encoding uncharacterized protein LOC136078214 — encoded protein: MPKYDRSLYMREFMKEKRNTEKRIKYLLEECNIVGRGNCVHLDLDIQKIFEVSEDVHSDILMFSINSPENKFCLSKVESNYCDVDDIAFKNSLYSSIDTLTSTKDFLYEWLLKYCIKDDALNALLFHLNKFTPSIPKCWQTLQKSLQKVNVLYVSGGDYIYLAVKSAIDYYISTVGNKEKLDLIVSIDGAPMCNSKKTSIWPILVTINRKESYAVAIWHGQGKPNNLDECFEDFILEMKKLQTNGYKQLLVTIKAFVCDASARAFVKCIIGHSGYHSCERCMAVGTQKHGIRLLETTTLLCTDMAFKNNFYKEGHQLESLSPLVQLSFPMVTEFPLDYMHLICLGVVKKLLINWCKGPRCIRISQSVKDSISNELINLRSYTPSNFQHRPCSLNELEKWKATEFRLFCFMLDQLF